The Miscanthus floridulus cultivar M001 chromosome 7, ASM1932011v1, whole genome shotgun sequence genome includes a region encoding these proteins:
- the LOC136465723 gene encoding uncharacterized protein encodes MGYEQLPAMFNAMKAANLGMHYEYIPKLNEWKDRRQIFFHAFWCFPQCIEAFRHCRLALSIDGTFLLGKYMGTLLVAISCDTDNTLVHLAFALVERENKDS; translated from the coding sequence atGGGGTACGAGCAGTTGCCTGCAATGTTCAATGCAATGAAAGCAGcaaatctaggcatgcattatgagtatatCCCGAAGCTGAATGAATGGAAGGAcaggaggcagatattctttcaTGCATTCTGGTGCTTTCCCCAGTGCATCGAGGCCTTCAGGCACTGTCGTCTAGCGTTATCCATTGATGGTACTTTTCTGCTTGGCAAGTACATGGGCACACTTTTGGTAGCCATTTCATGTGACACAGACAACACATTGGTTCATTTGGCTTTCGctttggtggagagggagaacAAAGATAGCTAG